A single window of Planktothrix serta PCC 8927 DNA harbors:
- a CDS encoding RloB family protein has translation MPRERNTDYQRQAIDIADKCKNGNWKIYVIATEGDKTEYFYFQELIKQYSIRLNGKNIHLEYVDRDKSGDSAPGSVREKLRQFYNSLVDQYNIQEYDEFWMIIDTDDYNNRKKQIQESINLCEINQNFKMGLSNPCFELWLILHFVDADHQFEKGNNPKKGKTHKKQEVKQLTIRESIEKKGIKGRPKLCKNVLDDIHPDKSNYYKEFIKGKYLLAAIERARKLADCHPTDEDFPQRIGTMVYKLLEQFSELFEQLD, from the coding sequence ATGCCTAGAGAAAGAAATACTGATTATCAGCGACAAGCTATTGATATTGCTGATAAATGTAAAAATGGGAACTGGAAAATTTATGTTATTGCAACAGAAGGGGATAAGACAGAGTATTTTTATTTTCAAGAGCTAATTAAGCAATACAGTATAAGATTAAACGGGAAGAATATTCATTTAGAATATGTTGATAGAGACAAGTCTGGAGACTCTGCTCCTGGATCTGTTCGTGAAAAATTAAGGCAATTTTATAATTCTTTGGTGGATCAGTATAATATCCAAGAATATGATGAGTTTTGGATGATTATTGATACAGATGATTATAATAATCGTAAAAAACAAATTCAAGAATCAATAAATTTATGTGAGATAAATCAAAATTTTAAAATGGGATTGAGTAACCCTTGCTTTGAACTTTGGTTAATTCTGCATTTTGTAGATGCTGATCATCAATTTGAGAAAGGTAATAATCCTAAAAAAGGTAAAACCCATAAAAAACAGGAAGTCAAACAACTTACAATCAGGGAATCTATTGAAAAGAAAGGAATCAAAGGTAGACCTAAACTTTGTAAAAATGTTCTTGATGATATCCACCCAGATAAATCTAATTACTATAAAGAATTTATCAAAGGTAAGTATCTACTTGCTGCAATTGAACGAGCTAGAAAACTAGCAGACTGTCATCCAACTGATGAGGACTTTCCTCAAAGAATCGGTACAATGGTTTATAAACTTTTAGAACAGTTTTCAGAATTATTTGAACAATTAGATTAA
- a CDS encoding CIA30 family protein — MAEQQKGQWDGGRFLKTLAYFRVIPFIGNISWIQNLWGGGTKKRQEKPNIILVVGATGGVGKRVVQRLQQQGIKVRCLVRDANRARTLLGNTVELIEADLTIPQTLNSEIFQDITAIICCSGTKVQPVEGDTPNREKYYQGIKFYLPEVVDVPELVEYKGIQNLIYALPKTLRNAGEKILFDFTQPTEEIKEIWGALDDIVMGGISESSLKLTSDSAVFTGYVSTANSGGFVSVRTRNFEPPLNLSDYQGIELRVKGDGKRYKFIIRCNDGWDSVGYCYSFDTVYNIPITIRIPFDKLIPVFRAKTLQEGKPFNPNQVFSLQLMLSKFQYDGALNPKFEPGLFQLEIESIKAYGGNILPRFVQVSSAGVTRPGKPGLNLEEEPPAVRLNEQLGGILTWKLRGEDVIRSSGIPYTIIRPCALTEQPGGATLILAQGDTIKGQVSRDDIAELCIQALTQPKAFNTTFEVKAEQNSQGSENWNQLFSELKPD, encoded by the coding sequence ATGGCCGAGCAACAAAAAGGACAATGGGATGGCGGTCGGTTCCTCAAAACCCTCGCTTATTTTAGAGTTATTCCCTTTATTGGGAATATTAGCTGGATACAAAATTTATGGGGTGGAGGGACAAAAAAACGGCAAGAAAAACCGAATATTATATTAGTAGTTGGTGCGACGGGGGGAGTCGGAAAACGAGTTGTTCAACGCTTACAACAACAAGGAATCAAAGTACGTTGTTTGGTTCGAGATGCGAACAGAGCTAGAACACTATTAGGAAATACAGTAGAATTAATTGAAGCCGATTTGACAATTCCTCAAACCCTAAACTCTGAGATTTTTCAAGATATTACCGCGATTATTTGTTGTAGTGGAACGAAAGTACAACCCGTTGAAGGGGATACTCCCAACCGAGAAAAATATTATCAAGGAATTAAGTTTTATCTGCCGGAAGTCGTTGATGTACCGGAATTAGTCGAATATAAAGGCATTCAAAATTTAATTTATGCACTCCCTAAAACTTTGAGAAATGCGGGAGAAAAAATTCTGTTTGATTTTACTCAACCCACTGAGGAAATCAAGGAAATTTGGGGTGCATTAGATGATATTGTTATGGGAGGTATTAGCGAAAGTTCCTTAAAATTAACCTCGGATAGTGCCGTGTTTACAGGATATGTTTCAACGGCGAATTCTGGGGGGTTTGTTTCGGTTAGAACTCGCAATTTTGAACCGCCTTTAAATTTATCTGATTATCAAGGAATTGAATTACGAGTTAAGGGGGATGGAAAACGCTATAAATTTATTATTCGTTGTAATGATGGCTGGGATAGTGTCGGTTATTGTTATTCGTTTGATACGGTTTACAATATTCCAATTACGATTCGCATTCCTTTTGATAAATTAATCCCCGTATTCCGTGCTAAAACATTACAAGAGGGAAAACCGTTTAATCCTAATCAAGTATTTTCTTTGCAGTTAATGTTGAGTAAATTTCAATATGATGGGGCGTTAAATCCTAAATTTGAACCGGGACTCTTTCAATTAGAAATTGAGTCTATTAAAGCTTATGGCGGAAACATATTACCTCGGTTTGTTCAGGTGAGTTCGGCGGGAGTAACTCGTCCAGGGAAACCGGGATTAAATTTAGAAGAAGAACCTCCGGCGGTGCGTTTAAATGAACAATTGGGGGGAATTTTAACCTGGAAATTACGAGGAGAAGATGTTATTCGTTCTAGCGGTATTCCCTATACAATTATTCGTCCCTGTGCATTAACTGAACAACCAGGAGGCGCTACTTTAATATTGGCTCAAGGGGATACCATTAAAGGACAAGTTAGCCGAGATGATATTGCTGAATTATGTATCCAAGCTTTAACTCAACCCAAAGCTTTTAATACCACCTTTGAAGTTAAAGCAGAACAAAATAGTCAAGGGTCAGAAAATTGGAATCAGTTATTTTCTGAGTTAAAACCCGATTAA
- the ppsA gene encoding phosphoenolpyruvate synthase produces the protein MVDAYATTATVNSEAKEKAFVLWFDEVGISDIPLVGGKNASLGEMIQQLTRQGVNVPNGFATTAYAYRYFIESAGLEKKLRELFADLDVEDMPNLRQRGKQARSLILDTPFPPDLEEAITSAYKKLCERYSTDGDFCKQFGEEYKEECKRYANDVDVAVRSSATAEDLPDASFAGQQETYLNVYSEEGVLESCHKCFASIFTDRAISYRTIKGFDHFNVALSVGVQKMVRSDLASSGVMFSIDTETGFKNAALVTGAYGLGENVVQGTVNPDEYFVFKPTLLQGFRPILEKRLGSKELKMVYDIGGTKLTKNISVPQSERDKYCINDDEILLLAKWACIIENHYSQVRGTYTPMDIEWAKDGITGQLFIVQARPETVQSQKSGSVLRNFKLQGTGKVLSRGRAVGEMIGQGKARVILDVHKIDEFQAGEVLVTNKTDPDWEPIMKKSSAIVTNAGGRTCHAAIIAREMGIPAIVGCGDATSVIKNGQEITVSCSEGEEGRVYQGLVPFEVQETVLDNLPKTRTKILMNVGNPEEAFGLSGIPCDGVGLARLEFIIANHIKAHPLALLKFDQLEDELAKREIAELTKLYDHKPDFFVDKLAHGIGMIAAAFYPNPVIVRMSDFKSNEYANLLGGRQFEPKEENPMIGWRGASRYYDPNYREAYGLECVALKRVRDEMGLTNVTPMIPFCRTPEEGRKVLAEMEKYGLKRGVNGLQVYVMCELPSNVIFADEFAQVFDGFSIGSNDLTQLTLGLDRDSALVAHIFDERNEAVRRMVTIAIKAAKKYGRKIGICGQAPSDYPEFARFLVELGIDSMSLNPDSVIKTILDIGKMEESGTLLDEVMDVAKAK, from the coding sequence ATGGTTGACGCTTATGCAACGACTGCAACAGTAAATTCAGAAGCCAAAGAAAAAGCGTTTGTGCTTTGGTTTGATGAAGTTGGAATTTCTGATATTCCCTTAGTAGGTGGAAAAAACGCATCTTTGGGTGAAATGATTCAACAACTCACCCGCCAAGGCGTAAATGTTCCCAATGGATTTGCCACCACTGCTTATGCTTATCGTTATTTTATTGAGTCTGCGGGTTTAGAGAAAAAACTACGAGAACTATTTGCAGACCTCGACGTTGAAGATATGCCGAATTTGCGGCAACGCGGCAAACAAGCCCGTTCATTAATCCTTGACACTCCGTTTCCACCCGACTTAGAAGAAGCGATTACCAGCGCTTATAAAAAACTTTGTGAACGCTACAGTACAGATGGGGATTTTTGCAAGCAATTTGGTGAAGAATACAAGGAAGAATGCAAACGTTATGCTAATGATGTAGACGTTGCTGTCCGTTCCTCCGCCACCGCCGAAGACTTACCCGATGCCAGTTTTGCCGGACAGCAAGAAACTTACTTAAACGTTTATAGCGAAGAAGGGGTTTTAGAATCCTGCCATAAATGTTTTGCCTCTATTTTCACCGACCGGGCAATTTCCTATCGTACCATTAAAGGTTTCGATCATTTTAATGTTGCCTTATCCGTTGGTGTGCAAAAAATGGTGCGGTCTGACCTCGCCAGTTCTGGGGTGATGTTCTCCATTGATACCGAAACCGGATTCAAAAATGCTGCTTTAGTAACTGGGGCCTATGGGTTAGGAGAAAACGTAGTTCAAGGCACGGTTAACCCCGATGAATATTTCGTTTTCAAACCGACTTTATTACAAGGCTTCCGTCCCATCTTAGAAAAACGCTTAGGCAGCAAAGAACTGAAGATGGTCTATGACATCGGAGGTACTAAACTAACCAAAAATATCTCAGTTCCGCAATCGGAACGGGATAAATACTGTATTAACGATGATGAGATTCTGCTATTAGCGAAGTGGGCTTGTATTATTGAAAACCACTATTCGCAAGTTCGGGGTACTTATACTCCGATGGATATTGAATGGGCGAAAGATGGAATTACCGGACAATTATTTATCGTCCAAGCCCGTCCTGAAACCGTACAATCCCAGAAATCCGGTTCGGTTTTGAGAAACTTTAAACTCCAAGGCACCGGTAAAGTTCTGTCTCGCGGTCGCGCCGTTGGCGAAATGATTGGTCAAGGGAAAGCGCGGGTGATTCTGGATGTGCATAAAATTGATGAATTCCAAGCGGGTGAAGTGTTAGTCACCAATAAGACTGACCCCGACTGGGAACCGATTATGAAGAAATCCAGCGCGATTGTCACCAACGCAGGCGGACGGACGTGCCACGCGGCGATTATTGCCCGTGAAATGGGAATTCCGGCGATTGTCGGTTGCGGTGATGCCACATCGGTGATTAAAAACGGCCAAGAAATTACCGTTTCCTGTTCTGAAGGAGAAGAAGGTCGGGTTTATCAGGGGTTAGTTCCCTTTGAAGTCCAAGAAACCGTTCTCGATAATCTGCCCAAAACCCGCACGAAAATTTTAATGAACGTGGGCAACCCGGAAGAAGCTTTTGGGTTATCCGGTATTCCCTGCGATGGTGTCGGGTTAGCGCGGCTTGAGTTTATTATCGCTAACCATATTAAAGCCCACCCGTTAGCGTTGTTGAAATTTGACCAACTCGAAGATGAGTTAGCCAAACGGGAAATTGCCGAACTGACAAAACTCTACGACCATAAACCGGACTTCTTCGTTGATAAACTAGCTCATGGCATTGGGATGATTGCGGCGGCATTCTATCCGAATCCCGTAATTGTACGGATGTCCGACTTCAAGAGCAACGAATACGCGAACCTGTTAGGTGGCCGTCAGTTTGAGCCCAAAGAAGAAAACCCGATGATTGGTTGGCGGGGCGCCTCTCGTTACTATGACCCCAACTACCGCGAAGCTTATGGGTTAGAATGTGTCGCCCTAAAACGAGTTCGGGACGAAATGGGTTTAACCAATGTTACCCCGATGATTCCTTTCTGTCGCACTCCTGAAGAAGGTCGCAAAGTGTTAGCAGAAATGGAAAAATACGGGTTGAAACGCGGCGTTAATGGGCTGCAAGTTTATGTGATGTGTGAACTTCCCAGTAACGTGATTTTCGCCGATGAATTTGCCCAAGTGTTCGACGGATTCTCCATTGGGTCTAACGATTTAACTCAATTAACGTTAGGGTTAGACCGAGATTCTGCGTTAGTTGCTCATATTTTTGATGAACGGAATGAAGCTGTTCGTCGGATGGTGACAATTGCGATTAAAGCGGCTAAAAAATATGGTCGCAAGATTGGGATTTGTGGTCAAGCACCTAGCGATTATCCAGAGTTTGCCCGCTTCTTAGTTGAACTGGGAATTGACTCCATGAGTTTGAACCCTGACTCTGTGATTAAAACGATTCTTGACATTGGCAAGATGGAAGAATCTGGCACGTTGTTAGATGAAGTTATGGACGTTGCTAAAGCCAAATAA
- a CDS encoding helix-turn-helix domain-containing protein: protein MLKAVKVRLYPTPEQELALAKSYGCARWYWNFALNACIQHYQETGKSLKLATXPRLC from the coding sequence GTGCTTAAGGCAGTAAAGGTTAGACTATACCCAACACCGGAACAGGAATTGGCATTAGCCAAGTCTTATGGGTGTGCAAGATGGTATTGGAATTTTGCCTTAAATGCCTGTATTCAGCACTATCAAGAAACAGGAAAAAGCTTAAAACTAGCAACCNCACCCCGTCTCTGCTGA
- a CDS encoding winged helix-turn-helix transcriptional regulator produces the protein MLQTNVNTCIEKPNFGSLSCLSQNTCPIQYIVQLISSKWSVLILRELLIGNRRTHEFLDALPGLSPKTLTIRLRKLEKYGIIERRVYAEIPPHVEYSLTAKGRQLQPVLVALKKAGEQLLEQKLCGCSIEP, from the coding sequence ATGTTGCAAACAAATGTTAACACTTGTATCGAAAAGCCAAACTTCGGTTCTCTAAGCTGTCTAAGTCAAAATACTTGTCCGATTCAATATATTGTGCAACTCATCAGCAGCAAATGGTCAGTTTTAATTTTGCGCGAGTTATTAATTGGGAATCGTCGCACCCATGAATTTTTAGACGCTTTACCTGGATTGAGTCCGAAAACCTTGACAATTCGCCTACGAAAATTAGAAAAATATGGTATTATTGAAAGGAGGGTTTACGCAGAAATTCCCCCTCATGTTGAATATTCTTTGACCGCGAAAGGAAGACAACTGCAACCTGTATTAGTCGCGCTCAAAAAAGCCGGAGAACAATTATTAGAGCAAAAACTCTGTGGGTGTTCGATAGAACCCTAA
- a CDS encoding carbohydrate ABC transporter permease yields MLKFKPVFTPYLFLFPALLMLTLTVFWPALQAFYLSLFSYDLLTPPEWVGLKNFQRLWTDEVFWETLKNTFLYLIIVVPILVFAPLGLAILVNQKLRGINGFRTAYYVPVVISMVVAGIAWKWLYAENGFFNQFLNAISLPPIPWLTSPNVALFSVMAVTIWKGLGYYMVIYLAGLQGIPLELYEAASIDGSDGFRKHWDITLPLMKPYMVLVGVISAISSTKVFEEVYIMTQGGPRNSSKTIVYYLYDRGFQQLEFGYACTIGLILFLIVLGLSILRLVIERFSENIKSSNPLM; encoded by the coding sequence ATGTTAAAGTTTAAACCTGTTTTCACGCCTTATTTATTTTTATTTCCAGCTTTATTAATGCTGACCTTAACGGTATTCTGGCCAGCGTTACAAGCCTTTTATTTGAGTTTGTTTAGTTATGATTTGCTGACGCCGCCGGAATGGGTGGGGTTAAAGAATTTTCAACGGTTATGGACAGATGAGGTTTTTTGGGAAACCTTAAAAAACACATTTCTGTATTTGATTATAGTTGTTCCGATTTTAGTATTTGCACCTTTAGGATTAGCAATTTTAGTCAATCAAAAATTACGCGGAATTAATGGATTTAGAACCGCCTATTATGTTCCGGTTGTGATTTCAATGGTGGTGGCGGGTATTGCTTGGAAATGGTTATATGCAGAAAATGGGTTTTTCAATCAATTCTTGAATGCAATTTCTCTTCCTCCTATTCCTTGGTTAACCAGTCCCAATGTCGCCTTATTCAGTGTGATGGCGGTGACAATTTGGAAAGGCTTAGGTTATTATATGGTCATCTATTTAGCGGGATTACAAGGAATTCCCTTAGAACTTTATGAAGCGGCTAGTATTGATGGTTCTGATGGGTTTAGAAAACATTGGGATATTACGTTACCGTTGATGAAACCTTACATGGTTTTAGTTGGGGTAATTTCCGCTATTTCCTCAACGAAGGTGTTTGAAGAAGTTTATATTATGACCCAAGGAGGGCCCAGAAATAGTTCAAAAACAATTGTTTACTATTTGTATGACCGAGGATTCCAACAGTTAGAATTCGGTTATGCTTGTACTATCGGGTTAATTCTATTTTTAATTGTTTTAGGATTATCGATTTTACGATTAGTGATTGAACGGTTTAGCGAAAATATTAAAAGCAGTAATCCTTTAATGTAG
- a CDS encoding AAA family ATPase — translation MLIRFTVENFLSFNQRTEFTMIASPDNNHPHHVVQEDNKESIRLLRTSVIYGTNNAGKSNLIKAMKFAQDFIVDGVDKNKNIKVSSFKRDQDSLKKPSRFELEFRHHQKQYAYGFIIDATQVYEEWLFEIGINQEESIYERNGNDYKFNFKHSLFRSIKDKEKTRIEFESESTRQNLLFLTNCKERRIEYFENIYNWFSNVLTILFPESKPFALPLLLKDNEKSLNQGFFKKFNKLLKSLDLGIERVDINEIDLEKYERIPLEVKEMIQEEFPYHDETANAIFVLARNKGSSLMIRSIPSSKALKVMNLVIIKHDKNKKEVLFEIEEESDGTQRIIDLIPMLIKLSQGDVVFVIDEIERSLHVLLARKIFELFLNFEIENQNQNDKLHNSQLIATTHQVTLLDIKELFRKDEIWFIEQDKHGQSIAYSLANTHVENLDLVKGYINGRFGAIPFFRDIKNDEEPVLAK, via the coding sequence ATGTTAATTCGGTTTACTGTAGAAAATTTTCTATCTTTTAACCAAAGAACTGAATTTACGATGATTGCTTCTCCTGACAACAATCATCCTCATCATGTTGTTCAAGAAGATAACAAAGAATCCATTAGATTATTAAGAACTTCTGTGATTTATGGAACTAATAATGCTGGTAAATCTAACCTGATTAAAGCGATGAAATTTGCTCAAGATTTTATTGTAGATGGCGTTGATAAAAATAAAAATATAAAAGTTAGTTCATTTAAACGTGATCAAGATTCTTTAAAAAAGCCCTCTCGGTTTGAACTTGAGTTTAGACATCATCAAAAACAGTATGCTTACGGATTTATCATTGATGCTACTCAAGTTTATGAAGAATGGTTATTTGAAATAGGTATTAATCAAGAAGAAAGCATTTATGAAAGAAATGGTAATGATTATAAATTTAACTTTAAACATTCTCTATTTAGAAGCATAAAAGATAAAGAAAAAACTAGAATTGAATTTGAGTCAGAAAGTACCAGGCAAAATTTATTGTTCTTAACAAATTGTAAAGAACGTAGGATTGAATATTTTGAAAATATTTATAATTGGTTCTCAAATGTATTAACAATTTTATTCCCTGAAAGTAAACCTTTTGCACTTCCGTTACTGTTAAAGGACAATGAAAAATCATTGAACCAAGGTTTTTTTAAAAAATTTAATAAATTATTAAAATCTTTGGATTTAGGAATAGAAAGAGTAGATATTAATGAGATTGATTTAGAAAAGTATGAGAGAATTCCACTGGAAGTTAAAGAAATGATTCAAGAAGAATTCCCTTATCATGATGAAACAGCTAATGCAATATTTGTTTTAGCGAGAAATAAAGGGAGCAGTTTAATGATTCGATCTATTCCAAGTTCAAAAGCTTTAAAAGTTATGAACTTGGTTATAATTAAGCATGATAAAAATAAAAAAGAAGTTTTGTTTGAAATTGAAGAAGAATCAGATGGAACCCAAAGAATTATAGATTTAATTCCGATGTTAATTAAACTCTCTCAAGGCGATGTTGTTTTTGTGATTGATGAAATAGAAAGAAGCCTTCATGTATTGTTAGCACGGAAAATATTTGAGCTTTTTCTCAATTTTGAAATAGAGAATCAAAATCAAAATGATAAATTGCATAATAGCCAATTAATTGCTACAACACATCAAGTGACTCTTTTGGATATTAAAGAACTTTTTAGAAAAGATGAAATTTGGTTTATTGAACAAGATAAACATGGACAATCAATTGCTTATTCTCTTGCAAACACCCATGTAGAAAATTTAGATTTAGTTAAAGGTTATATTAACGGTCGGTTTGGAGCTATCCCTTTTTTCAGAGATATTAAAAATGATGAAGAACCAGTTTTGGCTAAATAG